A genomic window from Glycine soja cultivar W05 chromosome 10, ASM419377v2, whole genome shotgun sequence includes:
- the LOC114369675 gene encoding serine/threonine-protein kinase ATR isoform X2: MSLIQDIPYVASLSVNVNGSSRSRVTLKCFCDSFSGVEDLPSTNRLVDGCGLLIDLTARTRWQPFATWILKLASKCLTEGTLYVEGLIHASFISAVCSLLCYGDADLHVACFDFVHIIGTVTNYEVIPYQNLILSIATILNLDKEGLPVFRNMAYDSSLGICLNTLYSSCPEDVVKLTAADLVSVFLQSMWRTKSQQLKVALCSAYARIAQVCPPHIWKPEYLISALYHSEPCLPLIECFQVALSTLGPHLVGGIRGNIKDLTILASGDKSTESMRICQKRPIQDIDNLSIKRQKLNEEIVVADASLEVECKSSYIVTYQRVEGYASHMNKSLLSFVESLNAPTIRPGSLRPDIALSALSMLCIAFSIYPETDLSLRIFEQMLAWLPWIADQAKQGNSITIDISTYLEGIHSVLLVQNASLKEHNPLDDENYHVDLILVLKLPWTHMLVGIDNNCPWKTKCLSLQVVSKLGPSLNSKVVREVLDLGLHDEAEEVRTEAAISIPVMVLWSGLDVSSPVFEIMEYLKKDNEKVKKFLPLSLGLLSCLYGCRRSVSDSHINECKLFVNVKNGRMCWTVDCLLQGFCCSKCNSNFICNLNEQQAPIIHRSGMHGADADFSLDCTFIQLQSLFFELLFDESSEDVQISCVRVIHRILAHGASDILLKTRFEWIKCVEFLLTSRSKELREVFCSQIRFFVDDLILSSIFSGNADKSKEQKFLDTIKHAMTVADGPHILETLMECTAEIMVAVSIDSKLFLCSLILLVDQLDSTHVTVRMNASRLIHKSCYFHLKGGLELILSKDVHICNELYDYLSERLASRPVLVREFAEAVFGVETKELVKKMIPFVLPKLVVSQHYNSQAVDTLYELAKCLNTDMVPLIVNWLPKVLAFALHQTDDQQLISAVQFYHAQTGSDKQEIFAAALPALLDELVCFTDCGDSEEINRRLARVPQMIKGIAKVLTGAEDLPGFLRNHFVGLLNSIDRKMLHADDFMLRRQALDRIEMLIRMMGSHLNTYVPKLMVLLMYSIDKEPLQKEGLSVLHFFIKQLAKVSPSSIKHIISQVFASLLPFLERDKENPSIHLDKVVTILEELVLKNRVILKQHICEFPPLPCIPALIEVNKAIEDARGTMTLKDQLRDVVDGLNHENLNVRYMVVCELRKLLNSRWKDVTALITAEAGSDLDVLSSLITSLLRGCAEESRTTVGQRLKLVCADCLGALGAVDPAKVKGFSCQRFKIQCSDDDLIFELIHKHLARAFRSAPDTVIQDSAALAIQELLKFAGCEASLDENASTTTSQAQKDEDNHKAVSSKIKSTNGSKGMNNRGQKLWDRFSNYVKEIIAPCLTSRFQLPKVADSTSAGPIYRTSMSFRRWIFFWIRKLTAHATGSRASIFNACRGIVRHDMQTAIYLLPYLVLNAVCHGTQEARQGITEEILSVLDAAASENSGASVHGFSGGQSEVCIQAVFTLLDNLGQWVDDVEQDLALSSSQPMVSRQQKSKGLSSNSLTDQEQLLVQCKYVSELLCAIPKVTLARASFRCQAFARSLMYFESYVREKSGAFNPAAERSGIFEDQDVSHLMEIYSCLDEPDGLSGLSCLSKFLRLQDHLLMNKKAGNWADVLTSCEQALQMEPTSVQRHSDVLNCLLNMCHLQAMVTHVDGLISRIPQYKKAWCMQGVQAAWRLGRWDLMDEYLGGAEEDGLVCCSSESNASFDLNVAKILQAMMKRDHFSVAEKIALSKQSLIAPLAAAGMDSYMRAYPFVVKLHFLRELEDFHSLLGDDSFLEKSFDLDHQAFSKLVDNWDNRLRFTQSSLWAREPLLAFRRLVFGVSSLGAQVGNCWLQYSKLCRLAGHYETANRAILEAQSSGAPNVHMEKAKLLWSTRRSDGAIAVLQQSLLNMPVEVLGSKTISSITSLSLLPLNPQPIVCESQAMNENRDIAKTLLLYSRWTHYTGQKQKEDVISLYTRVRELQPKWEKGFFYIAKYCDEVLGDARKRQEELLGDARKRQEENSKLGPRRVPSATIAVGSSNLNGEKPWWSDVPEVLLFYAKGLHRGHKNLFQALPRLLTLWFDFGSMYQSSGSSNKDLKDVHAKVMSIVRGCLKELPPYHWLTVLPQLVSRICHQNEEIVRLVKLIITSVLRQYPQQGLWIMAAVSKSTVPSRREAAAEIIQAARKGFSPGSKENSLFVQFTTLIDHLIKLCFHAGQSRAKTINLSTEFSSLKRMMPLGIIMPIQQSLTVNLPTYDGNLGDSRMSNIFSSTDLPTISGIADEAEILSSLQRPKKIILLGSDGLEHPFLCKPKDDLRKDARMMEFTAMINRLLSKYPESRRRKLYIRTFAVIPLTEDCGMVEWVPHTRGLRQILQDIYITCGKFDRQKTNPLIKQIYDQCQGKRPEDEMLKNKILPMFPPVFHKWFLTTFSEPAAWFRARVAYAHTTAVWSMVGHIVGLGDRHGENILFDSTSGDCVHVDFSCLFDKGLQLEKPELVPFRLTQNMIDGLGITGYEGIFLRVCEITLSVLRTHRETLMSVLETFIHDPLVEWTKSHKSSGVEVQNPHAQRAISNIEARLQGVVVGVGAAPSLPLAVEGQARRLIAEAVSHKNLGKMYIWWMPWF, translated from the exons ATGTCGCTCATTCAAG ATATTCCATACGTGGCTTCACTCAGTGTTAATGTTAATGGATCCTCCAGGTCCAGGGTGACGCTCAAGTGTTTTTGCGACTCCTTCTCTGGAGTTGAAGACCTTCCATCCACCAACAGGCTGGTCGATGGATGTGGTTTATTGATTGACCTCACCGCCCGAACCAGATGGCAACCCTTTGCAACTTGGATTTTGAAGCTTGCCAGTAAATGTCTAACTGAAGGAACACTCTATGTTGAGGGATTGATCCACGCATCCTTTATTTCTGCTGTGTGTTCTCTTTTATGCTACGGGGATGCTGACCTGCATGTG GCATGCTTTGACTTTGTACATATCATTGGGACGGTCACAAACTATGAAGTCATTCCTTATCAGAATTTAATCCTGTCAATAGCTACTATCTTGAATTTGGACAAGGAGGGGCTTCCTGTTTTCAG AAACATGGCTTATGATTCATCGTTGGGTATTTGCCTGAATACACTTTACTCTAGCTGTCCTGAAGATGTTGTCAAATTAACAGCTGCTGATTTAGTCAGTGTATTCCTTCAATCAATGTGGAGAACCAAAAGCCAGCAACTTAAG GTTGCGTTATGCAGTGCCTATGCTAGGATTGCTCAAGTTTGTCCCCCTCATATCTGGAAGCCAGAATATCTCATATCTGCACTTTACCATTCGGAACCATGTTTGCCTCTGATAGAGTGCTTCCAGGTAGCTCTGTCTACACTTGGCCCACATCTTGTAGGGGGAATTCGAGGAAACATTAAGGATTTAACCATTTTAGCATCTGGAGATAAGTCAACTGAAAGCATGAGGATTTGCCAAAAAAGGCCCATTCAGGATATAGATAATTTAAGTATCAAGAGACAAAAATTGAATGAAGAAATTGTTGTTGCAGATGCCAGTCTTGAGGTGGAATGTAAAAGTAGTTACATTGTTACTTACCAAAGAGTAGAAGGTTATGCTAGCCATATGAATAAATCTCTTCTTTCATTTGTTGAATCATTAAATGCTCCTACTATCAGACCTGGTTCTTTGAGGCCAGATATTGCTTTATCTGCACTTAGCATGCTATGCATTGCCTTTTCTATTTATCCAGAGACAGATCTGTCTCTCAGAATCTTTGAGCAGATGCTTGCATGGCTTCCCTGGATAGCTGATCAG GCAAAACAAGGAAACTCAATTACCATAGATATTTCCACATACCTAGAAGGAATTCACAGTGTGTTGCTTGTGCAAA ATGCCTCTCTCAAAGAACACAACCCGTTAGATGATGAGAATTACCATGTAGACCTTATACTTGTGCTTAAACTTCCATGGACTCATATGCTTGTTGGTATTGATAATAATTGTCCATGGAAAACAAAATGCCTTTCTCTTCAAGTAGTATCGAAGCTAGGCCCAAGCTTGAACAGCAAAGTTGTTCGTGAAGTTTTAGATCTGGGTCTTCATGATGAAGCTGAAGAAGTCAGAACTGAAGCTGCCATTTCTATTCCAGTGATGGTTTTGTGGTCTGGTCTTGATGTATCATCTCCTGTCTTTGAAATAATGGA GTACTTAAAGAAAGATAATGAGAAGGTTAAGAAATTTCTTCCCTTATCTCTTGGTCTATTATCTTGTCTTTATGGATGTAGAAGATCTGTATCTGATTCACATATAAACGAATGCAAATTAtttgtaaatgtaaaaaatggaaGAATGTGTTGGACAGTAGATTGTTTACTGCAAGGTTTCTGCTGTTCAAAATGCAATAGCAATTTTATTTGCAATCTCAATGAGCAGCAAGCTCCAATCATTCATCGATCTGGTATGCATGGAGCAGATGCAGATTTTAGCTTGGACTGTACTTTCATTCAACTgcaatctttattttttgaacttCTATTTGATGAGTCATCAGAAGATGTCCAAATTTCCTGTGTGAGAGTTATTCATCGGATCCTTGCACATGGAGCCTCTGATATTCTTCTCAAAACAAGGTTTGAGTGGATAAAATGTGTGGAGTTTCTTCTTACTAGCAGGAGCAAGGAATTGAGAGAAGTATTTTGCAGTCAGATTAGATTCTTTGTGGACGATCTTATTTTGAGTTCAATTTTTTCTGGAAATGCTGACAAAAGCAAGGAACAAAAATTCCTGGATACAATTAAACATGCCATGACAGTAGCTGATGGTCCACATATATTGGAGACTTTAATGGAATGTACAGCTGAAATAATGGTCGCTGTCAGTATAGATAGCAAACTGTTCTTATGTTCTCTTATACTGTTGGTTGATCAACTTGATAGCACACATGTGACTGTGAGAATGAATGCATCCAGGTTAATACACAAATCTTGCTATTTCCATCTTAAAGGTGGTCTTGAGTTAATTCTTTCAAAAGATGTTCATATTTGTAATGAATTGTATGATTATCTCTCTGAGAGACTTGCCAGCCGCCCAGTCTTAGTGAGGGAGTTTGCAGAAGCTGTTTTTGGTGTTGAGACCAAAGAACTTGTCAAGAAAATGATTCCTTTTGTTCTCCCAAAGCTTGTGGTGTCTCAGCATTATAATAGTCAAGCAGTTGACACTTTATATGAGTTGGCCAAGTGTTTGAACACTGATATGGTGCCTCTGATAGTTAACTGGCTACCAAAAGTTCTTGCTTTTGCTCTTCATCAAACTGATGACCAACAGTTAATTTCTGCCGTGCAGTTTTACCATGCACAGACTGGTTCTGACAAGCAGGAAATATTTGCGGCTGCTTTACCTGCTCTTCTAGATGAACTTGTATGCTTTACAGATTGTGGTGATTCAGAAGAGATAAATAGAAG GTTAGCAAGAGTACCTCAAATGATTAAAGGCATTGCTAAAGTTCTCACTGGTGCCGAAGATCTCCCAGGGTTTTTGAGGAATCATTTTGTTGGCCTTCTTAACAGTATAGACAGAAAAATGCTCCATGCCGACGATTTCATGCTTCGGAGACAAGCACTTGACCGTATTGAGATGCTGATTAGAATGATGGGTTCACATCTTAATACCTATGTGCCAAAATTGATGGTTCTTCTTATGTACTCTATAGATAAAGAACCACTGCAAAAGGAGGGTCTGTCTGTCTTGCATTTTTTCATAAAGCAATTGGCTAAAGTATCACCATCTAGCATTAAGCATATTATTTCTCAAGTTTTTGCTTCCCTTCTTCCCTTCCTGGAGAGAGACAAAGAAAATCCCTCAATACATTTGGATAAAGTGGTAACAATTTTAGAAGAACTTGTTCTTAAGAACAGGGTTATCCTAAAGCAGCATATATGTGAGTTCCCCCCGTTGCCCTGCATACCTGCTTTGATAGAAGTGAACAAAGCAATTGAGGATGCTCGTGGGACAATGACTTTGAAGGATCAATTGCGAGATGTAGTTGATGGTTTAAATCATGAGAACTTAAATGTGAGGTACATGGTAGTGTGTGAGCTTCGTAAGCTTCTGAACTCAAGATGGAAGGATGTTACTGCTCTTATCACTGCTGAAGCAGGTTCAGACTTGGATGTCTTGAGTTCTTTGATCACATCATTATTAAGAGGATGTGCAGAAGAATCAAGGACCACAGTTGGGCAGCGGTTGAAGCTAGTCTGTGCTGATTGTCTTGGAGCCCTTGGTGCTGTTGACCCTGCAAAAGTGAAAGGTTTTTCATGTCAACGTTTCAAAATTCAATGCTCTGATGATGATCTCATATTTGAGCTGATCCACAAACATCTAGCTCGGGCTTTTAGATCTGCACCTGATACTGTTATTCAAGACTCTGCTGCATTGGCTATACAGGAGTTGCTAAAATTTGCTGGTTGTGAGGCATCACTGGATGAAAATGCTTCAACTACTACATCACAGGCACAAAAGGATGAAGATAATCACAAAGCTGTTTCATCTAAGATCAAGAGTACTAATGGTAGTAAAGGGATGAATAATAGGGGGCAGAAATTGTGGGATCGGTTCTCTAATTATGTGAAAGAGATTATAGCCCCATGCTTAACATCTAGGTTTCAGCTTCCTAAAGTAGCTGATTCAACATCTGCTGGCCCTATTTACCGCACTTCTATGTCTTTTAgaagatggattttcttttGGATAAGAAAACTGACTGCACATGCTACTGGATCTCGTGCAAGCATCTTTAATGCTTGTCGAGGTATTGTGCGCCATGATATGCAAACAGCCATATATTTGCTTCCATACTTGGTTCTCAATGCTGTTTGTCATGGTACTCAGGAGGCACGTCAAGGAATAACAGAAGAAATCCTGTCTGTTCTCGATGCAGCTGCATCAGAGAACAGTGGTGCTTCAGTTCATGGATTCAGTGGTGGTCAAAGTGAAGTTTGTATTCAAGCCGTGTTTACTCTTCTTGATAACCTAGGACAATGGGTGGATGATGTTGAACAAGATCTTGCTCTTTCCAGTTCTCAACCAATGGTTTCTAGGCAACAAAAGTCAAAGGGTCTAAGTTCAAATTCCTTGACAGATCAGGAGCAACTACTTGTTCAGTGTAAATATgtctcagagcttctgtgtgCAATTCCCAAGGTGACTCTTGCTAGGGCATCCTTTAGGTGTCAGGCTTTTGCAAGGTCCTTGATGTACTTTGAGTCCTATGTGAGGGAAAAGTCGGGTGCTTTCAACCCTGCTGCCGAGAGGAGTGGCATATTTGAGGACCAAGATGTTTCACATCTCATGGAAATATATAGCTGTTTGGATGAGCCAGATGGACTATCTGGCTTGTCATGTTTAAGTAAATTTTTGAGGTTACAAGATCATCTATTAATGAACAAAAAGGCCGGGAATTGGGCTGATGTTTTAACTTCCTGTGAACAAGCTTTGCAGATGGAGCCTACCTCAGTTCAGAGACATTCTGATGTCCTTAACTGTTTACTAAACATGTGCCACCTTCAGGCCATGGTCACTCATGTTGATGGTTTAATTTCTAGGATCCCTCAGTACAAGAAAGCCTGGTGCATGCAAGGTGTGCAGGCAGCCTGGAGGCTTGGCAGGTGGGATTTGATGGATGAGTACCTTGGTGGAGCTGAAGAAGATGGTTTAGTTTGTTGTAGCTCTGAAAGTAATGCTTCATTTGATTTGAATGTTGCAAAGATTCTCCAGGCAATGATGAAGAGGGACCACTTCTCAGTAGCAGAGAAAATTGCTTTATCGAAGCAGTCACTAATTGCTCCCCTAGCTGCTGCAGGAATGGATTCTTACATGCGAGCCTACCCATTTGTTGTAAAACTTCACTTTCTACGGGAATTGGAGGACTTCCATTCTCTTTTGGGTGATGACTCTTTCTTAGAGAAATCGTTTGACTTAGATCATCAAGCTTTCTCTAAATTAGTGGACAACTGGGACAATCGACTAAGGTTTACGCAGTCGTCACTCTGGGCTAGGGAGCCACTCTTGGCTTTCAGAAGACTGGTTTTTGGTGTAAGTAGTCTTGGTGCTCAAGTTGGCAATTGCTGGCTTCAATATTCAAAACTATGTCGCCTGGCTGGTCATTATGAAACAGCCAATAGAGCAATTTTAGAAGCTCAGTCCTCTGGAGCACCAAATGTCCACATGGAAAAGGCAAAACTTCTCTGGAGCACCCGGCGGTCTGATGGTGCCATTGCTGTGTTGCAACAATCTCTCTTGAACATGCCTGTTGAGGTTTTAGGCTCTAAAACAATATCATCTATTACTAGCCTTTCCCTTTTACCACTTAATCCACAGCCTATTGTTTGTGAAAGTCAGGCCATGAATGAGAATAGAGATATTGCAAAGACCCTTCTTCTGTACTCAAGGTGGACGCATTACACTGGGCAGAAACAAAAGGAAGATGTAATAAGTCTTTATACTAGGGTGAGGGAACTGCAACCCAAATGGGAGAAAGGGTTCTTTTATATTGCTAAGTATTGTGATGAAGTGCTTGGTGATGCCAGGAAACGCCAGGAGGAACTGCTTGGTGATGCCAGGAAACGCCAGGAGGAAAATTCTAAACTTGGTCCTAGAAGGGTTCCTTCAGCAACTATTGCTGTTGGTTCATCAAACTTGAATGGTGAGAAGCCTTGGTGGTCTGATGTTCCTGAAGTGCTGTTATTCTATGCTAAAGGACTTCACAGGGGACACAAGAATTTATTTCAGGCACTTCCAAGGTTATTAACCCTGTGGTTTGATTTTGGAAGCATGTATCAAAGCAGTGGTTCATCAAACAAGGATTTAAAGGATGTACATGCGAAG GTAATGAGTATTGTAAGAGGCTGTTTGAAAGAATTACCGCCATACCATTGGTTGACAGTGCTACCTCAATTGGTTTCAAGAATTTGCCACCAGAATGAAGAAATTGTTCGACTCGTCAAACTTATCATTACCTCTGTTCTCCGTCAGTATCCACAACAGGGCCTATGGATTATGGCTGCAGTTTCAAAATCCACGGTTCCTTCAAGGCGGGAAGCAGCAGCAGAAATCATACAAGCTGCTCGTAAAGGTTTCAGCCCAGGAAGTAAGGAGAACAGTTTGTTTGTTCAATTTACTACCCTGATTGATCATCTGATCAAGTTATGCTTCCATGCTGGCCAGTCAAGAGCAAAGACAATTAATCTCTCAACTGAATTTAGTTCTCTAAAGAGGATGATGCCCCTGGGAATTATAATGCCAATTCAACAATCTCTTACTGTTAATCTTCCAACATATGATGGGAATCTGGGTGATTCACGTATGTCTAATATCTTTTCCTCCACAGACCTTCCTACTATATCAGGCATTGCTGACGAGGCAGAGATTCTTTCGTCTCTTCAGCGGCCTAAGAAA ATCATTCTATTAGGCAGTGATGGTCTTGAGCACCCATTTCTTTGCAAACCGAAGGATGACCTCCGCAAAGATGCTCGCATGATGGAGTTCACTGCAATGATCAACCGGTTGCTATCCAAATATCCTGAGAGTCGACGAAGGAAGCTCTATATTCGAACATTTGCTGTGATTCCTCTGACAGAGGACTGTGGCATGGTAGAGTGGGTGCCCCACACTCGTGGACTTCGACAAATTCTTCAAGACATATATATTACATGTGGAAAATTTGATAGGCAGAAAACTAATCctctaattaaacaaatttatgaTCAATGTCAAGGTAAAAGGCCAGAGGATGAGATGCTAAAGAACAAAATCCTTCCAATGTTTCCTCCTGTTTTCCACAAATGGTTCCTGACAACATTTTCAGAGCCTGCTGCATGGTTCAGGGCCCGTGTTGCTTATGCTCACACAACTGCAGTTTGGTCCATGGTTGGGCATATTGTGGGGCTGGGTGACCGGCATGGTGAAAATATTCTTTTTGATTCTACCAGTGGTGATTGTGTTCACGTTGATTTCAGTTGCTTATTTGACAAAGGCTTGCAGTTAGAGAAACCTGAGCTTGTTCCTTTTAGGCTAACTCAG AACATGATTGATGGCTTAGGTATCACTGGATATGAGGGTATCTTCTTGAGGGTTTGTGAAATTACACTTTCGGTACTGAGGACACACAGGGAGACTCTCATGAGTGTGCTTGAAACTTTCATCCACGATCCTCTTGTGGAGTGGACAAAATCTCACAAATCCAGTGGCGTAGAAGTGCAGAATCCACATGCACAG AGAGCAATTAGTAATATTGAGGCAAGGTTACAAGGAGTGGTTGTTGGTGTTGGAGCTGCGCCGTCATTGCCTCTTGCTGTAGAAGGTCAAGCTCGTAGACTAATTGCTGAAGCAGTCTCTCACAAGAATCTTGGAAAAATGTACATATGGTGGATGCCTTGGTTTTGA